Proteins encoded together in one Pseudomonas sp. Seg1 window:
- the xerC gene encoding tyrosine recombinase XerC, producing the protein MERQLDAYCEHLRSERQVSPHTLSAYRRDLDKVLGWCIKQNIGSWAALDIQRLRSLIARLHAQGQSSRSLARLLSAVRGLYHYLNREGLCDHDPATGLAPPKGERRLPKTLDTDRALQLLEGAVEDDFLARRDQAVLELFYSSGLRLSELTGLNLDQLDLADGMVQVLGKGSKTRLLPVGKKAREALEQWLPLRAMTNPADDAVFVSQQGRRLGPRAIQVRVKLAGERELGQNLHPHMLRHSFASHLLESSQDLRAVQELLGHSDIKTTQIYTHLDFQHLAAVYDSAHPRAKRMKGDDS; encoded by the coding sequence ATGGAACGACAACTGGACGCTTACTGCGAACACCTGCGCAGTGAGCGGCAGGTGTCGCCGCACACGCTGTCGGCCTACCGCCGCGACCTCGATAAAGTCCTCGGCTGGTGCATCAAGCAGAACATCGGCAGCTGGGCCGCGCTGGATATTCAGCGCCTGCGCAGTCTGATCGCCCGCCTGCACGCGCAGGGCCAGTCCTCGCGCAGCCTCGCGCGACTGCTCTCGGCGGTGCGCGGGCTCTATCACTATCTGAATCGCGAAGGCCTCTGCGACCACGATCCGGCGACCGGTCTGGCGCCACCGAAAGGCGAACGTCGCCTGCCAAAAACACTCGACACCGACCGTGCATTGCAACTGCTTGAGGGCGCGGTCGAGGATGATTTTCTGGCGCGACGCGATCAGGCGGTTCTGGAGTTGTTCTATTCCTCCGGCCTGCGCCTTTCCGAACTGACCGGACTCAATCTTGATCAACTCGACCTCGCCGATGGCATGGTTCAGGTACTCGGCAAGGGCAGTAAAACCCGTCTGTTGCCGGTCGGTAAAAAAGCCCGTGAAGCCCTCGAACAATGGCTGCCTTTGCGGGCCATGACCAACCCGGCGGACGACGCCGTGTTCGTCAGCCAACAAGGCCGACGCCTCGGCCCACGGGCAATTCAGGTGCGGGTCAAACTGGCCGGCGAGCGTGAACTGGGGCAGAACCTGCACCCGCACATGCTGCGACATTCCTTTGCCAGCCATTTGCTGGAGTCCTCGCAGGACCTGCGCGCGGTGCAGGAACTGCTCGGCCACTCGGACATCAAGACCACGCAGATCTACACCCACCTGGACTTCCAGCACCTGGCGGCGGTCTACGACAGTGCCCACCCACGGGCCAAACGCATGAAAGGCGATGATTCATGA
- a CDS encoding DUF484 family protein: MTDKPQVPARQSDESASESLEAAAVAAYLEAHPDFFVEHEELLPALRIPHQRGDTVSLVERQMTILRDRNVEMRHRLSHLMDVARDNDRLFDKTRRLILSLMDAASLEDVVISVEDSLRQDFQVPFVSLILLGDNPAPVGRWVTHADAQTAIGGLLTEGKSVSGNLREHELDFLFGEEQRKQIGSTAVVAVSHQGIHGILAIASRDPQHYKSSVGTLFLSYIAEVMGRVLPRVNSSLRSVR; encoded by the coding sequence ATGACCGATAAGCCTCAGGTACCCGCCCGACAGTCCGACGAATCAGCGTCCGAGAGCCTGGAGGCGGCAGCGGTTGCCGCGTACCTGGAGGCTCATCCGGACTTCTTCGTCGAACATGAAGAATTGCTCCCGGCCTTGCGTATTCCGCATCAGCGCGGCGACACCGTATCGCTGGTCGAACGGCAAATGACCATCCTGCGCGACCGCAATGTCGAGATGCGTCACCGCCTCTCGCATTTGATGGATGTCGCCCGTGACAACGATCGGCTGTTCGACAAGACCCGCCGCCTGATCCTCTCGCTGATGGACGCCGCCAGCCTGGAAGACGTGGTCATCAGTGTCGAAGACAGCCTGCGTCAGGACTTTCAGGTGCCCTTCGTCAGCCTGATTCTGCTCGGCGACAACCCGGCGCCGGTCGGTCGCTGGGTGACCCACGCCGACGCACAAACGGCCATCGGCGGTTTGCTCACCGAAGGCAAAAGCGTCAGCGGCAACCTGCGCGAACATGAACTGGATTTCCTCTTCGGCGAAGAACAGCGCAAGCAGATCGGCTCGACCGCCGTGGTCGCGGTCAGCCATCAAGGCATCCACGGGATTCTGGCGATTGCCAGCCGTGATCCGCAGCACTACAAGAGCTCGGTCGGCACACTGTTCCTGAGCTACATCGCCGAAGTCATGGGCCGCGTGCTGCCACGGGTCAACAGCTCCCTGCGCTCGGTACGCTGA